From Methanobacterium congolense, one genomic window encodes:
- the rrp4 gene encoding exosome complex RNA-binding protein Rrp4: MIFVDDKEIVIPGDVLADEEYHAGRGTFREDNKICSSLVGLVAIRDKKISVIPLQSKYIPRRGDVVIGEITDIRFSMWNLDINSPYSGFLPASDVFGKEKRELNKTFDVGDVLFLRVVDVDEVKKVKLGLKGRGLGKFRGGILINITPTKVPRLIGKKGSMINMIKDETHCDVVVGQNGVVWVKGEPSMERVAEKVIKMIEEQAHTSGLTDRVREMLSELLGKETSEDEESFEADKKASEHEDSSEEDAPEEEEENGEELIQ, translated from the coding sequence GTGATATTTGTAGATGATAAGGAAATAGTGATTCCAGGTGATGTTCTTGCAGATGAAGAATATCACGCAGGAAGAGGGACTTTCAGGGAAGATAACAAAATATGCTCATCCCTTGTAGGTCTTGTGGCCATAAGAGACAAAAAAATAAGTGTAATACCTCTACAGAGCAAGTACATTCCAAGACGGGGTGATGTTGTCATTGGGGAAATCACAGACATAAGATTTTCCATGTGGAATCTGGATATAAACTCTCCCTACTCTGGATTTTTACCAGCTTCAGATGTTTTTGGAAAGGAGAAAAGGGAACTTAACAAAACCTTTGATGTTGGAGACGTTCTATTTTTAAGGGTAGTGGATGTTGATGAGGTCAAAAAAGTTAAACTCGGCCTTAAAGGACGAGGTCTTGGAAAATTCAGGGGAGGAATTCTCATAAACATCACCCCAACCAAGGTACCAAGGCTCATAGGTAAAAAAGGTTCCATGATAAACATGATAAAAGATGAAACCCACTGTGATGTTGTTGTAGGACAGAACGGAGTTGTGTGGGTTAAAGGGGAACCTTCCATGGAACGAGTTGCTGAGAAGGTTATAAAGATGATCGAGGAGCAGGCTCACACCTCAGGATTGACAGATCGGGTGAGGGAAATGCTTTCAGAACTTCTTGGTAAAGAAACTTCAGAAGATGAAGAAAGTTTTGAAGCAGATAAAAAGGCTTCAGAACATGAGGACAGTTCCGAAGAAGATGCTCCTGAAGAGGAAGAAGAAAATGGAGAGGAATTGATCCAGTAA
- the rrp41 gene encoding exosome complex exonuclease Rrp41 codes for MADSNLSTGTETSARADGRAFDELRPFKIEAGVLERADGSAYLEIGGNKVLVAVYGPRELHIRRLMQPNKAVLRCKYNMAPFSVDDRKRPGPDRRSVEISKITSEALTPAVFLEKFPRSTIDVFIEVIEAEGGTRCAGITAASVALADAGIPMRDMVVACAAGKSNGQVVLDLSELEDKEGEADLPVAMMPRTGDITLLQMDGHLTGDEFEKAIDLAMDGCKKLGEAQKQAIINRYGD; via the coding sequence ATGGCAGATAGTAATTTAAGCACAGGTACAGAAACCAGTGCAAGGGCTGATGGAAGAGCTTTTGATGAATTAAGACCATTCAAAATAGAAGCAGGAGTACTTGAAAGGGCTGATGGTTCAGCTTACCTTGAAATTGGAGGTAACAAAGTCCTTGTGGCTGTATATGGGCCAAGAGAACTCCACATAAGGAGATTGATGCAGCCAAACAAGGCGGTTTTAAGGTGTAAATACAACATGGCTCCCTTTTCAGTGGACGACCGTAAAAGACCCGGACCAGATCGCAGATCAGTTGAGATATCAAAGATAACCTCTGAAGCACTAACACCTGCAGTTTTTCTTGAGAAGTTTCCAAGATCAACCATAGATGTCTTCATCGAGGTGATAGAGGCTGAAGGAGGAACAAGATGTGCTGGTATAACTGCTGCGTCAGTTGCACTTGCAGATGCAGGTATACCCATGAGGGACATGGTTGTGGCATGTGCAGCTGGAAAATCCAATGGTCAGGTTGTATTGGATCTTTCAGAGCTTGAGGATAAAGAAGGTGAGGCAGACCTTCCAGTAGCTATGATGCCAAGAACCGGTGATATTACACTTCTTCAGATGGATGGCCATCTCACAGGTGATGAATTTGAAAAGGCCATTGATCTTGCAATGGATGGATGCAAAAAATTAGGTGAGGCACAGAAGCAGGCCATAATAAACAGGTATGGTGATTAA
- the rrp42 gene encoding exosome complex protein Rrp42: MVTIIPEIIKESITNLVKEGERTDGRAFDEYREVSLETGIITKAEGSARVKLGKTQIVVGAKPQIAEPFSDTPGMGVLMTNSELLPMAAPNFEPGPPDERSVELARVTDRCIREGKIIDLEKLCIIEGKKVWMIFLDLHIIDYDGNLMDAAVLGSVAALLNTRIPQTRVEDGEVVLDTENTVPLPINEKALMCTFAKIGDELLIDPSLEEEDIMDARISIGVRADGSICAMQKGGEKPFKREEILKAVSIAREKTAELREYLD; this comes from the coding sequence ATGGTTACTATAATTCCTGAAATAATAAAGGAAAGCATTACAAATCTTGTTAAAGAGGGAGAAAGAACAGATGGGAGAGCTTTTGATGAATATCGTGAAGTATCCCTTGAAACTGGTATCATCACTAAAGCAGAGGGTTCTGCCAGGGTTAAACTAGGAAAAACCCAGATAGTGGTGGGTGCAAAACCTCAGATAGCCGAACCATTCTCAGACACACCCGGTATGGGTGTTTTAATGACGAATTCTGAGTTACTACCCATGGCAGCACCAAATTTCGAACCAGGACCACCTGATGAACGTTCTGTTGAACTTGCAAGGGTTACAGACCGCTGTATTAGGGAAGGAAAAATCATCGACCTTGAAAAACTCTGTATAATTGAAGGGAAAAAGGTGTGGATGATCTTTCTGGATCTTCACATAATTGACTACGACGGCAACCTCATGGATGCAGCAGTTCTTGGAAGTGTTGCAGCACTCTTAAACACCAGAATACCACAGACAAGGGTTGAAGATGGTGAAGTTGTCCTTGACACTGAAAACACAGTTCCATTACCAATCAATGAAAAAGCTTTGATGTGCACCTTCGCAAAGATAGGTGATGAATTACTCATAGATCCATCCCTTGAAGAAGAAGACATAATGGATGCCCGTATTTCAATTGGTGTAAGGGCTGATGGTAGTATATGTGCAATGCAGAAGGGTGGAGAAAAACCGTTCAAAAGAGAAGAAATCCTTAAAGCAGTCTCTATTGCAAGGGAAAAAACTGCTGAGCTTAGAGAGTATCTGGATTAA
- the rpl37A gene encoding 50S ribosomal protein L37Ae, with translation MARTKKVGITGRFGARYGRKAKRSVKSVEESMKKNHVCPQCDRPGVKRVSAGIWKCRKCGAVFTGGAYLPSTPMGRTATRNIKRIVGGL, from the coding sequence ATGGCAAGAACTAAGAAAGTAGGAATAACCGGAAGATTCGGTGCAAGATACGGAAGGAAAGCAAAAAGATCCGTTAAATCAGTAGAAGAAAGCATGAAAAAGAATCATGTTTGCCCTCAATGTGACAGACCTGGTGTAAAAAGGGTTTCAGCAGGAATATGGAAATGCAGGAAATGTGGTGCAGTATTCACTGGTGGAGCATACCTTCCATCAACTCCAATGGGAAGAACAGCTACCAGGAACATAAAGAGGATAGTTGGAGGCTTATAA
- a CDS encoding DNA-directed RNA polymerase subunit P has translation MYKCGKCGTLVDIKGYTESKCPSCRYRILFKVIPPVKRTIKAR, from the coding sequence TTGTATAAATGTGGAAAATGTGGTACTTTAGTAGATATTAAAGGATACACAGAGTCCAAATGTCCAAGTTGCAGGTACAGGATACTTTTCAAAGTAATACCTCCTGTGAAAAGGACGATAAAAGCAAGATAA
- a CDS encoding Brix domain-containing protein — MLITTSRKPSQRTRSFCKSLDRVINSEYTNRGKMSLRNVLLKSSQLGFDKTAVISETKGNPSKIDFYNEKGDIVLSMDVTVSITNSKGRVKIKELSLKSEMDDLNILGELLGVPKCMETLKRENVLVLKKGDNERRAIMEFYDSKGLITGPKIYIKDWRIFHE; from the coding sequence ATGTTAATAACCACATCTAGGAAGCCTTCTCAGAGAACAAGATCCTTCTGTAAAAGTTTAGATAGAGTTATAAACTCGGAATACACTAACAGGGGGAAGATGAGCCTGCGTAATGTTTTGTTAAAATCTTCGCAGTTGGGATTTGACAAAACTGCAGTGATCTCCGAGACCAAGGGTAACCCTTCTAAGATAGATTTTTACAATGAAAAAGGGGATATTGTCCTTTCTATGGATGTTACAGTATCCATCACAAATTCCAAGGGCAGGGTGAAGATCAAAGAACTTTCCCTGAAATCTGAGATGGATGACCTTAACATTTTAGGAGAATTATTGGGTGTTCCAAAATGTATGGAAACCCTCAAACGGGAAAACGTCCTGGTTCTTAAGAAAGGAGACAATGAAAGAAGGGCTATAATGGAATTTTATGATTCCAAAGGATTGATAACCGGCCCCAAAATATACATCAAGGATTGGAGAATATTCCATGAGTAA
- a CDS encoding KEOPS complex subunit Pcc1: MEVLEGVETELEMEFDTPEDAEIILKSIEPEIRTSPSDRASVSVHLAGSTIRIKVDAEDATSLRASLNSYLRWTKLSYEILELKKYIKTK; this comes from the coding sequence GTGGAAGTCCTTGAAGGTGTTGAAACAGAACTGGAAATGGAATTTGACACCCCTGAGGATGCAGAGATAATATTGAAATCAATAGAACCTGAAATTCGCACATCTCCCTCAGATAGGGCATCTGTAAGTGTTCATCTTGCAGGCAGCACCATAAGGATCAAGGTAGATGCAGAGGATGCAACTTCACTGCGTGCCTCTCTGAACTCTTACTTGAGATGGACTAAGCTGTCTTACGAAATTCTAGAACTTAAAAAATACATCAAAACCAAATAA
- a CDS encoding prefoldin subunit beta translates to MELPQNIQHQIAQFQQVQQQAQAISMQKQSVELQIKETQKALDELKKVEDDSDVYKTAGNLLVKVKKDEITAELEEKVETLELREKTVKRQEERIMNKLQEMQASLQEAMQGAGIS, encoded by the coding sequence ATGGAACTTCCACAAAACATCCAGCATCAAATAGCTCAATTTCAGCAGGTGCAGCAGCAGGCACAGGCAATTTCAATGCAGAAACAGAGTGTAGAACTTCAGATAAAGGAAACTCAAAAAGCACTTGACGAACTGAAAAAGGTTGAAGATGACAGCGACGTATACAAAACCGCAGGAAATCTTCTTGTAAAAGTTAAAAAAGACGAAATAACTGCAGAACTTGAAGAAAAGGTTGAAACACTTGAACTTCGAGAGAAAACAGTGAAACGTCAAGAAGAGCGTATCATGAACAAACTCCAGGAAATGCAGGCATCCCTTCAGGAAGCAATGCAGGGCGCAGGAATTTCCTAA
- a CDS encoding DUF3194 domain-containing protein, producing the protein MSKLKRLSSEDLDTISEFTSSAAENFIFKKISKKEVMDFNVDVEMDYEDELNVDVEVHIVFDELSNASNEMAQEAVDHALEELGKFLDDKYRT; encoded by the coding sequence TTGAGTAAACTCAAAAGGCTGAGCAGTGAAGATCTGGATACAATCTCAGAATTCACATCTTCAGCCGCAGAAAACTTTATTTTTAAAAAAATATCTAAAAAAGAGGTCATGGACTTCAACGTAGATGTTGAAATGGATTATGAAGATGAACTCAACGTTGACGTCGAGGTTCACATCGTTTTCGATGAACTCTCAAATGCAAGTAATGAAATGGCCCAGGAAGCTGTTGATCATGCACTGGAGGAACTCGGTAAGTTCTTGGATGATAAATACAGAACATGA
- a CDS encoding HisA/HisF family protein, with protein sequence MIIPVIDLKNGEAVSGKSGMRETYKPLKTIFSQSSDAVEIAKSLKAAGAKRMYIADLDSIEGEGSNLQIVKKVNEIIPVMLDAGANNVQRVEKFLKFADKVIIATETLKTLKSLDEIFKSFKRDELVLSIDIKNNELLARDMDTDLNTLVNKIKDLKPPEIILLDISRVGTESGVNNAIINKFEAFKSSIIMGGGILEENIEELSGKGVHKFLVGSALHSGRIRSMF encoded by the coding sequence ATGATAATACCAGTTATCGATCTAAAAAATGGTGAAGCAGTTTCAGGTAAATCTGGAATGAGAGAAACTTATAAACCTCTTAAAACAATTTTTTCACAATCTTCTGATGCAGTGGAGATTGCAAAATCCTTAAAAGCTGCAGGAGCAAAGCGTATGTACATAGCAGACCTGGACTCCATTGAAGGAGAGGGATCTAACCTCCAAATCGTGAAGAAGGTCAATGAAATAATTCCTGTTATGCTGGACGCGGGTGCTAACAATGTTCAAAGGGTTGAAAAGTTTTTAAAATTTGCAGATAAGGTTATTATTGCAACAGAAACACTTAAAACTCTTAAAAGTCTTGATGAGATATTTAAATCCTTCAAGAGAGATGAACTGGTTCTGAGCATAGACATAAAGAACAACGAACTTCTGGCAAGGGATATGGACACGGATCTGAATACTCTTGTTAATAAAATAAAAGATTTAAAACCTCCTGAAATCATTTTACTTGATATATCTCGGGTTGGAACTGAAAGTGGTGTTAATAACGCCATTATTAATAAGTTTGAAGCATTTAAATCCTCAATAATTATGGGTGGCGGTATCCTTGAGGAGAATATTGAAGAACTCTCAGGTAAAGGTGTTCATAAGTTCCTTGTTGGTTCTGCACTCCACTCTGGTAGAATAAGGTCCATGTTTTAA
- a CDS encoding PfkB family carbohydrate kinase, which yields MSKFLIVGPLTMDTIVRDKKTYQSTGGAVYYQAAVLSRMGVDTTAVVTFAEEDEHLLESFPDDVTFQPVFVDKTLKFENIYPNHDPNHRIQNAHITQNPIKPENLSKIDLKGFDAFLISPLTPFDVPLETVEYLSSFDVPIYAGIQGYLRHIKENKVILKPWGEFKRFLKFFDVVFLDEVEARVVLGTHIHKLESVARTIGNFGPNEVVITMGNRGSIIYSVKTQGTYKIPAFPHKQRVDPTGLGDTYMAAYATKRMETSNPETCGIFASMASTIKLESEGSFDGTKGLVEDRISEENIISIESVKKQV from the coding sequence ATGTCGAAATTTCTCATTGTAGGTCCATTAACCATGGATACCATAGTCCGTGACAAAAAGACCTACCAATCAACAGGAGGGGCTGTTTATTATCAGGCAGCAGTTCTATCTCGAATGGGAGTGGACACAACTGCAGTTGTAACCTTTGCAGAGGAGGATGAACACCTCCTTGAATCTTTTCCAGATGATGTAACCTTTCAACCTGTTTTCGTTGATAAAACACTGAAGTTCGAGAACATATACCCAAACCATGATCCCAATCACAGGATCCAAAATGCACACATCACTCAAAACCCAATAAAACCTGAAAACCTCAGCAAAATCGATCTTAAAGGATTCGACGCATTTTTAATATCTCCACTCACACCCTTCGATGTGCCCCTTGAAACTGTTGAATATCTTTCCAGTTTCGATGTTCCAATTTATGCAGGTATACAGGGATATTTAAGGCATATAAAAGAAAATAAAGTTATCTTAAAACCTTGGGGTGAATTTAAAAGATTTTTAAAGTTCTTTGATGTTGTGTTCCTTGATGAGGTGGAGGCAAGGGTGGTGCTGGGCACACACATCCACAAACTCGAGTCTGTTGCAAGAACCATCGGTAACTTTGGACCAAATGAAGTTGTAATCACCATGGGGAATAGGGGATCCATCATATATTCAGTAAAAACTCAAGGTACCTATAAAATTCCTGCATTTCCCCACAAGCAAAGGGTAGATCCTACAGGTTTGGGTGATACTTACATGGCCGCCTATGCAACTAAAAGGATGGAAACCTCAAACCCTGAAACGTGCGGAATATTTGCATCCATGGCATCCACTATAAAACTTGAATCTGAAGGAAGTTTTGATGGTACAAAGGGTTTAGTGGAGGATAGAATCAGTGAAGAGAATATAATCAGTATAGAATCTGTAAAAAAGCAAGTATAA
- a CDS encoding sortase domain-containing protein: MKKYLNYSLAIIVVLFLVVYATEGNNVEKKHFSGDGISFDYSATWESVEAGSHVAAFKDPNSGSNITVNKQFMPSDYASNNNFALNFSEAKDLGFKFVSSENITVDNLSGYKNSYEVNTKNSSIALDEIWVVKDGFLYSIIVKTPMNESNDKFSLSSLLPGSEEPVSSDIVTESFKIENSSNSTVSPFWGYVSIPSLGVNWGIRSDTVNALGSVYHYNESFYPGQDGVAGLLGHHTRFSAPFMNIDTLKTGDVVVVTDLLSQKRYTYQVSSSWDIKWDFKTNPVNFTAGNPELKLVTCWPKGYSKAAFQTHCKLVSIEPL; this comes from the coding sequence TTGAAAAAGTATTTGAATTATAGTTTAGCAATAATAGTTGTTCTTTTCCTCGTAGTTTACGCAACAGAGGGTAATAATGTAGAAAAAAAACATTTTAGTGGGGATGGAATATCCTTTGATTACTCTGCCACCTGGGAGAGTGTTGAAGCTGGAAGTCACGTTGCTGCGTTCAAAGATCCAAATTCAGGTTCAAACATAACGGTTAATAAACAGTTCATGCCTTCAGATTACGCTTCAAACAATAACTTTGCCCTGAATTTCAGTGAGGCTAAAGATCTGGGTTTTAAGTTCGTATCATCTGAGAACATCACAGTGGATAATTTAAGTGGCTACAAAAACAGCTATGAAGTTAACACCAAAAACTCCTCAATTGCTCTGGACGAAATTTGGGTTGTTAAAGACGGATTTTTATACAGTATAATAGTAAAAACTCCTATGAATGAATCCAACGATAAATTCAGTTTAAGTTCACTTTTACCTGGCTCTGAAGAACCTGTATCTTCAGATATAGTTACTGAAAGTTTTAAAATAGAAAATTCAAGTAATTCAACAGTTTCACCCTTCTGGGGATACGTTTCAATTCCAAGTCTTGGTGTGAACTGGGGAATACGTTCAGACACAGTTAATGCACTTGGTTCAGTTTACCATTACAACGAAAGCTTTTATCCAGGTCAAGATGGTGTTGCTGGTCTTTTAGGACATCACACCAGGTTTTCAGCACCGTTCATGAACATCGATACCTTGAAAACTGGAGACGTTGTTGTTGTAACGGATCTACTGAGTCAAAAACGTTACACCTACCAGGTTTCATCCAGTTGGGATATAAAATGGGATTTCAAAACAAACCCTGTGAATTTCACCGCAGGTAATCCTGAATTGAAGTTAGTAACGTGCTGGCCAAAAGGATACAGTAAGGCTGCCTTCCAGACCCATTGTAAACTCGTTTCAATAGAACCTCTATGA
- a CDS encoding ATP-binding protein, translating into MSYYHDPKMEKLFEVLEEPKSLEELNLPGTFVKDLILKIIANHNTVKTSRINEITGLHWDVIKESLTELEKDGFCAPVSGGFLFSSIEYSVTKKGREKSRAISEDNPYMGMAPVNYEDYYTIMEAQMKNRYPIRIPPEVVENTFHEVVGVEYAKESLIEACIIGKGVFIYGEPGTGKTFILGKMPDLLPPVLIPKFIEFGGMVIQIYDPDFHKECEEQPEDPRWVKICAPFVLTGAELSLNKLETNYNPNKGVYETSPIIKANGGVLLIDDLGRQRDDHELILNRLIVPMENKKDVIYVRGIPVIFHSHFIPAFSTNLDISIMDEAHLRRAPLHIFLKKPNLEDVREVFKRNLDAIGEKYDERVLKRFVNVYDDPENGGEGLQPSFAHARDVAQICQAVRINRGKDVVDREVLDEALEKHVLITLQRMRIDIAQVMRQTRSFRVRTAQINDTYSALLKYGANKISYESESLIVDLDDTVTPVQLVEYLHNNGIEVDRIDVIAESEKELRRTILEYD; encoded by the coding sequence ATGAGCTACTATCATGACCCCAAAATGGAAAAACTATTCGAAGTACTGGAGGAACCTAAATCACTGGAGGAACTGAATCTTCCAGGGACATTTGTAAAGGATCTCATATTGAAGATCATAGCAAACCACAACACAGTTAAAACAAGCCGAATAAATGAGATCACAGGTTTGCACTGGGATGTAATTAAAGAAAGCTTAACTGAACTTGAGAAAGATGGTTTCTGTGCCCCTGTGAGTGGAGGATTCCTTTTTTCAAGTATTGAGTACAGTGTTACCAAGAAGGGCAGGGAAAAATCCAGAGCAATTTCTGAAGACAACCCCTACATGGGAATGGCTCCTGTGAATTATGAGGATTACTACACCATAATGGAAGCCCAAATGAAGAATCGTTACCCCATTAGAATACCCCCGGAAGTTGTGGAAAACACATTCCATGAAGTTGTGGGTGTTGAATATGCAAAAGAATCCCTCATTGAAGCCTGCATAATTGGTAAGGGAGTTTTCATTTACGGGGAACCTGGAACCGGTAAAACCTTCATTCTAGGCAAAATGCCAGATCTTCTACCTCCAGTTCTAATTCCCAAGTTCATAGAATTTGGGGGAATGGTGATCCAGATATACGATCCTGATTTTCACAAGGAATGTGAGGAACAACCAGAAGATCCTCGCTGGGTTAAGATATGTGCCCCTTTTGTACTTACAGGTGCGGAACTAAGTTTAAATAAATTGGAAACCAACTACAACCCTAACAAAGGAGTCTATGAAACTTCCCCAATAATAAAGGCTAATGGAGGAGTTTTACTAATAGACGACCTTGGAAGGCAAAGGGATGACCATGAACTTATTCTTAACAGACTCATTGTACCTATGGAAAATAAAAAAGACGTTATATACGTCAGGGGAATTCCAGTCATATTCCACAGCCACTTCATACCTGCATTTTCAACCAACCTGGACATAAGCATAATGGATGAAGCACACCTCAGAAGAGCCCCACTTCACATATTCCTTAAAAAACCTAACCTTGAGGACGTTAGGGAAGTCTTCAAACGAAACCTTGATGCCATTGGCGAAAAATATGATGAAAGAGTTCTCAAAAGATTTGTAAATGTTTACGATGACCCCGAAAATGGTGGAGAGGGTCTTCAGCCCAGTTTTGCCCATGCAAGGGATGTTGCACAGATATGTCAGGCAGTGAGGATAAATCGTGGCAAAGATGTTGTTGACAGAGAAGTTCTTGATGAAGCCCTTGAAAAACACGTTTTAATAACACTTCAAAGAATGAGAATTGATATTGCACAGGTTATGCGCCAAACAAGATCTTTCCGTGTGCGAACGGCCCAGATAAATGATACTTATAGTGCACTTTTGAAGTACGGGGCCAACAAAATTTCATACGAATCAGAATCCCTGATAGTGGACCTTGATGACACCGTGACCCCTGTACAGCTGGTTGAGTACCTGCACAACAATGGTATTGAAGTTGACAGGATAGATGTGATTGCAGAATCTGAAAAAGAACTGCGTAGAACAATTCTTGAGTATGATTGA
- a CDS encoding TIGR02253 family HAD-type hydrolase gives MIDAVFFDIDDTLYDTSGFAKLARKAALNSMIDAGLPMEQDEAYILLREIIDEKGSNYDKHFNVLTKRVFGEEKPLLIALGMITYHNVKFALLRLFPNTVSSLIYLKGKGYTLGVISNGITIKQWEKLIRLGLHHFFEEVVTSQEAGVEKPNEKIFQLALDRMGCEAERSVMIGNKFNEDIMGALNVGMSAILVNSELKDSEREYLKKENLNVEVIKDLGEIKNIL, from the coding sequence ATGATAGACGCTGTTTTTTTTGATATTGATGATACTCTTTACGATACTTCGGGCTTTGCAAAACTTGCAAGAAAGGCTGCATTGAACAGTATGATCGATGCAGGGCTGCCCATGGAACAGGATGAAGCCTACATACTTCTACGAGAGATAATAGATGAAAAGGGATCCAACTACGACAAACATTTCAACGTTCTAACAAAACGTGTTTTTGGAGAGGAAAAGCCTCTTTTAATAGCTCTGGGAATGATCACATACCACAACGTTAAATTCGCTCTTTTAAGATTGTTCCCTAACACAGTATCCTCCTTGATTTACCTGAAGGGTAAAGGATATACCTTGGGAGTTATTTCAAATGGAATAACCATTAAACAATGGGAAAAACTCATAAGACTTGGCCTTCACCATTTTTTCGAGGAAGTTGTAACCTCTCAAGAGGCAGGTGTTGAAAAACCAAATGAGAAGATATTCCAACTCGCCCTTGATAGAATGGGCTGTGAAGCTGAAAGATCCGTTATGATCGGTAATAAGTTCAACGAAGACATAATGGGCGCCTTAAATGTAGGAATGTCTGCAATACTGGTTAATTCAGAGTTAAAAGATTCTGAAAGGGAGTATCTCAAAAAAGAAAATTTGAATGTGGAAGTTATAAAGGATCTAGGGGAAATCAAGAATATACTGTAA
- a CDS encoding DNA polymerase domain-containing protein — protein sequence MNKQILERVNEFLGDVNKDLPEGMELEYEGFYERGFFVTKKRYALIHDNNITVKGLELVRRDWAPVAKKTQEQVMMAILKEGSPQKAAKIIKDVIDEIKEGNIPLEDLVIHTQLTKKPENYVQKAPHVMAARKAIERGRTVGPGSIIRYVVVKGREPISRRAEPIEDVDVANYDPNYYIENQVLPAVSRIINSIGYSEEEIMQKEKQSSLDAFF from the coding sequence TTGAATAAACAGATTTTAGAACGGGTGAACGAGTTCCTTGGGGATGTGAATAAAGACCTCCCTGAAGGAATGGAACTCGAATATGAGGGGTTCTACGAAAGGGGTTTCTTTGTAACCAAGAAAAGATACGCCTTGATACATGACAACAACATAACCGTAAAGGGTTTGGAACTTGTAAGGCGTGACTGGGCCCCTGTAGCAAAAAAGACCCAAGAGCAGGTCATGATGGCCATACTCAAGGAAGGTTCCCCTCAAAAAGCCGCTAAAATCATTAAAGATGTTATTGACGAGATAAAAGAGGGGAATATTCCCCTGGAAGATCTTGTTATACACACACAGCTTACAAAGAAACCAGAAAACTACGTTCAAAAGGCACCCCATGTAATGGCTGCCAGGAAAGCAATTGAACGTGGAAGGACTGTTGGACCAGGATCCATCATCCGTTACGTTGTTGTTAAGGGTAGAGAACCCATAAGCAGACGTGCAGAACCAATAGAGGATGTGGATGTTGCAAACTACGATCCAAACTACTACATTGAGAACCAAGTTTTACCTGCAGTCTCACGTATAATCAATTCCATTGGTTATTCTGAAGAGGAAATAATGCAGAAAGAAAAGCAGAGCAGTTTGGATGCATTTTTTTAA
- a CDS encoding 30S ribosomal protein S8e, translating into MAIWQGKSLRKPTGARAKTNRNKRNSEFGRDPAETKIGDRKVKKIRTKGGNEKIRLTNTQTINVVDPKTNKVQVTDILNVVDNTANTHFVRRNIITKGAVVETSLGKAKVTSRPGQHGMVNGVLVE; encoded by the coding sequence ATGGCAATATGGCAAGGAAAATCATTAAGAAAACCAACAGGTGCACGTGCAAAAACCAACAGGAACAAGAGGAACTCTGAATTTGGAAGAGACCCTGCTGAAACCAAAATCGGAGACAGAAAGGTCAAAAAGATCAGAACCAAAGGTGGAAACGAAAAGATCAGACTCACCAACACCCAAACCATCAACGTTGTGGACCCAAAGACCAACAAGGTCCAGGTAACAGATATACTCAACGTTGTGGACAACACAGCAAACACCCACTTCGTAAGGCGTAACATCATAACAAAAGGAGCTGTTGTTGAGACCAGCCTTGGAAAAGCTAAAGTAACATCCAGGCCAGGCCAGCACGGCATGGTAAACGGTGTACTGGTTGAATAA